A portion of the Manihot esculenta cultivar AM560-2 chromosome 2, M.esculenta_v8, whole genome shotgun sequence genome contains these proteins:
- the LOC110609017 gene encoding dynamin-2A, giving the protein MEAIEELGQLSESMRQAAALLADEDVDENPSSTSRRSSTFLNVVALGNVGAGKSAVLNSLIGHPVLPTGENGATRAPISIDLQNDGSLNSKSIILQIDNKSQQVSASALRHSLQERLSKGSSGKSRDEIYLRLRTSTAPPLKLIDLPGLDQRVMDESMVSEYGEHNDAILLVIIPAAQAPEIASSRALRIAKEYDGEGTRTVGVISKIDQAASDKKTLAAVQALLLNQGPTKTVDIPWVALIGQSVSIASAQSGSESSLETAWRAESESLKSILSGAPQSKLGRIALVDALAHQIRKRMKVRLPNLISGLQGKSQIVQDELVRLGEQMVESSEGTRAIALELCREFEDKFLQHITTGEGAGWKIVASFEGNFPNRIKQLPLDRHFDINNVKRIVLEADGYQPYLISPEKGLRSLIKGVLELAKEPSRLCVDEVHRVLVEIVSASANATSGLGRYPPFKREVIAIATTALEGFKNEAKKMVVALVDMERAFVPPQHFIRLVQRRMERQRREEELKNRSSKKGHDAEQAILNRATSPQTGGQQTGGSLKSMKEKTNQTEKEVQEASGLKTAGPEGEITAGFLSKKSAKNDGWSKRWFVLNEKTGKLGYTKKQEERHFRGVITLEECNIEEVPDEEPPSKSSKDKKANGPDSKTPSLLFKITSKVPYKTVLKAHSAVVLKAETLADKVEWINKITKIAEPSRGQMRNASPEGGSTLRQSRSDGSLDTMARRPADPEEELRWMSQEVRGYVEAVLNSLAANVPKAVVLCQVEKAKEDMLNQLYSSISAQSNVRIEELLQEDQNVKRRRERYVKQSSLLSKLTRQLSIHDNRAAAASSWSNGSAESSPKTNGPSGDDWRSAFDAAANGSVDYGSSRSSSNGHSRHYNDSAQNGDLSNSSNSGSRRTPNRLPPAPPQSGSSGYKY; this is encoded by the exons ATGGAGGCGATCGAAGAGTTGGGGCAACTCTCAGAGTCCATGAGGCAAGCGGCGGCTTTGCTTGCTGACGAAGATGTTGACGAAAACCCGAGCTCCACTTCTAGACGGAGTTCTACTTTTCTTAATGTtgttgcccttggcaatgtt GGTGCTGGTAAATCTGCAGTTCTGAACAGCTTAATTGGACATCCTGTTCTG CCAACTGGTGAAAATGGTGCTACCCGTGCCCCTATAAGCATTGATTTACAGAACGATGGCTCTTTGAACAGCAAATCAATTATTTTGCAAATTGACAATAAATCCCAGCAAGTTTCTGCAA GTGCTTTACGACATTCTTTGCAGGAAAGGCTGAGCAAGGGGTCCTCAGGCAAGAGTCGGGATGAAATATATTTGAGACTGCGAACAAGTACAG CACCTCCTCTGAAATTGATAGACTTACCTGGCCTAGATCAACGTGTCATGGATGAGTCTATG GTTAGTGAATATGGTGAGCACAATGATGCCATCTTGCTAGTTATCATTCCTGCGGCCCAAGCACCCGAAATTGCTTCCTCTCGGGCCCTTAGGATTGCCAAGGAATATGATGGAGAAG GTACCAGAACTGTTGGTGTAATTAGTAAAATAGATCAAGCTGCTTCAGATAagaaaactcttgcagctgTTCAGGCTCTTCTGTTGAACCAGGGTCCAACAAAAACTGTTGATATTCCATGGGTTGCTTTAATTGGGCAATCAGTTTCAATAGCTTCTGCACAGTCAGGATCTGAGAGCTCATTGGAAACTGCATGGAGGGCAGAGAGTGAAAGTCTTAAATCTATACTTAGTGGAGCCCCTCAAAGCAAGCTAGGCAGAATAGCTTTGGTGGATGCTCTGGCACATCAGATTCGCAAGCGTATGAaagttcggctaccgaacctcaTTTCTGG GCTACAAGGGAAATCTCAAATAGTTCAGGATGAATTAGTAAGGCTTGGAGAGCAGATGGTTGAAAGTTCTGAGGGCACAAGAGCTATTGCATTGGAACTTTGCCGTGAGTTTGAGGATAAATTTCTCCAACACATTACAACTGGTGAG GGTGCTGGTTGGAAAATTGTTGCAAGTTTTGAGGGAAATTTCCCTAATAGGATCAAGCAGCTTCCTTTGGACAGACATTTTGATATCAACAATGTCAAGAGG ATTGTATTAGAAGCGGATGGTTATCAACCTTATCTCATATCTCCAGAAAAGGGTTTGAGATCCTTAATAAAAGGAGTTCTTGAGCTTGCTAAAGAGCCATCACGTCTTTGTGTTGATGAG GTACATCGTGTTCTGGTAGAAATAGTTTCTGCTTCCGCTAATGCTACATCAGGACTAGGAAGATACCCTCCTTTCAAGAGAGAG GTCATTGCTATTGCTACTACTGCTCTTGAGGGGTTCAAGAATGAAGCAAAAAAGATGGTTGTTGCACTAGTGGATATGGAGCGGGCATTTGTGCCTCCCCAGCACTTCATCCGTTTGGTGCAAAGGAG GATGGAAAGACAGCGCCGAGAGGAGGAGCTTAAGAACCGATCTTCTAAAAAAGGGCATGATGCTGAGCAAGCAATTCTAAATAGG GCAACTAGTCCTCAAACAGGTGGTCAGCAAACAGGGGGAAGTTTGAAATCAATGAAAGAGAAAACCAATCAGACAGAAAAAGAAGTGCAGGAGGCTTCTGGTTTAAAGACTGCCGGTCCTGAAGGAGAAATAACTGCAG GTTTTTTGTCAAAGAAAAGTGCAAAAAATGATGGATGGAGCAAGCGATGGTTTGTTTTGAATGAGAAGACGGGGAAG CTTGGGTACACAAAAAAGCAAGAGGAGAGACATTTTCGTGGGGTCATCACATTGGAG GAATGCAATATTGAAGAGGTTCCAGACGAAGAACCTCCCTCAAAGAGTTCAAAGGATAAGAAGGCCAATGGACCAGATTCTAAAACACCCAGCCTTTTGTTTAAAATAACTAGCAAAGTCCCCTATAAAACCGTATTGAAAG CCCACAGTGCTGTTGTTTTAAAGGCTGAGACTTTGGCTGATAAGGTTGAATGGATAAACAAGATAACAAAAATTGCAGAACCTTCTAGAGGACAAATGAGGAATGCTTCTCCTGAAGGTGGTTCTACCTTGCGACAGAGTCGTTCTGATGGTTCTCTA GATACAATGGCTCGAAGGCCTGCAGACCCTGAAGAAGAGCTTCGGTGGATGTCTCAGGAAGTGCGTGGTTATGTTGAAGCAGTCTTGAATAGCTTGGCTGCTAATGTTCCCAAA GCCGTTGTTCTTTGCCAAGTTGAGAAGGCGAAGGAAGATATGCTAAATCAGTTGTATAGCTCCATCAG TGCTCAAAGCAATGTGAGGATTGAAGAGTTGCTTCAAGAGGATCAGAATGTAAAGCGCAGGAGAGAGCGTTATGTAAAGCAGTCCTCTCTTCTTTCCAAGTTGACACGCCAACTCAGCATTCATGACAACCGGGCAGCTGCTGCTTCCAGTTGGTCTAATGGTAGTGCAG AAAGCAGCCCCAAGACGAATGGACCATCAGGTGATGACTGGAGATCTGCATTTGATGCAGCCGCCAATGGTTCCGTGGACTATGGTTCATCTAGATCTTCATCTAACGGTCACAGTCGACATTACAATGACTCGGCTCAGAATGGTGATCTAAGCAACAGTTCAAACTCGGGCAGCCGTCGTACTCCTAATCGGTTGCCGCCTGCACCCCCCCAGTCTGGATCCTCGGGTTACAAATATTAG
- the LOC110608737 gene encoding uncharacterized protein LOC110608737 isoform X1 — protein MTSSGTTAVIEPNAPESNSDPLEDASSPFFLYHSLVLIIPELILDNFPFWRRWFMLAISIRNKQGFLDGSIPKPSPENPLYLPWIRCNNLIVVWLLRSISSSIASTVFYLEDAIQIWDKLHQRFSQPDDYRICHLQHLLCNTTQDLRKALW, from the coding sequence ATGACTTCATCTGGAACCACAGCTGTGATAGAACCAAATGCTCCCGAGAGCAATTCCGATCCCTTGGAAGATGCCTCTTCACCATTTTTTCTTTATCATAGTTTGGTTCTTATTATTCCGGAACTTATTCTTGACAATTTTCCTTTCTGGAGGAGATGGTTCATGCTTGCCATTTCCATAAGAAACAAGCAAGGGTTTCTTGATGGTTCCATTCCCAAACCTTCACCAGAGAATCCTCTCTATCTTCCATGGATCAGATGCAACAATCTCATTGTGGTTTGGTTATTGAGATCAATTTCTTCTTCAATTGCTTCCACAGTCTTTTATTTGGAGGATGCCATACAGATTTGGGACAAGCTGCACCAAAGATTCTCTCAACCAGATGATTATAGGATTTGTCACCTTCAACACCTTCTTTGCAATACCACACAAG
- the LOC110608737 gene encoding uncharacterized protein LOC110608737 isoform X2, with the protein MTSSGTTAVIEPNAPESNSDPLEDASSPFFLYHSLVLIIPELILDNFPFWRRWFMLAISIRNKQGFLDGSIPKPSPENPLYLPWIRCNNLIVVWLLRSISSSIASTVFYLEDAIQIWDKLHQRFSQPDDYRICHLQHLLCNTTQDQD; encoded by the exons ATGACTTCATCTGGAACCACAGCTGTGATAGAACCAAATGCTCCCGAGAGCAATTCCGATCCCTTGGAAGATGCCTCTTCACCATTTTTTCTTTATCATAGTTTGGTTCTTATTATTCCGGAACTTATTCTTGACAATTTTCCTTTCTGGAGGAGATGGTTCATGCTTGCCATTTCCATAAGAAACAAGCAAGGGTTTCTTGATGGTTCCATTCCCAAACCTTCACCAGAGAATCCTCTCTATCTTCCATGGATCAGATGCAACAATCTCATTGTGGTTTGGTTATTGAGATCAATTTCTTCTTCAATTGCTTCCACAGTCTTTTATTTGGAGGATGCCATACAGATTTGGGACAAGCTGCACCAAAGATTCTCTCAACCAGATGATTATAGGATTTGTCACCTTCAACACCTTCTTTGCAATACCACACAAG atCAAGATTAA